The DNA segment agtattttttgtgaattttttctgataacAAATTCTCGGTGTCTTTATAAGgtttattttccacatttgttgtttattattcatgTGATTTCTCAAAAGACATTTGTATGACTTGAAGACATCATCTTTTACCTCTCTTCCATGAAAAACCTTTCaggttattttatttcatggcTGGCAATTTTAAAATGCATTTCGTGTTATTTTGTTCGTTTCCTGAACGATCGAAGAATCTAGGCGATCTCTGACGTTCGCCAGTGGGTTGCACCAGGGGATGGAAGTTTTTCACCGCGTCAGAAAGTTTTGAAATGGGACGCTTTCAGAGACTCGTCAGTCAACATTCAAGCTGTGGGTGGGGAGCAGTTTATTGTAATTAATCAGCAATATTTTAGTGGTTATTGCAGAGTCACTGGGAGCTTGTCGAACATGAAAGGGATCATATTGAGTTCAAGCTGTGAAATTCAATATTGGGGGGCTTTTCCACAGCAACAAGTTATGCTCATACGATTTTGAGAGGGCTCACAGGGTAATTGAATAGCGTTAGCAGGATAAAATTGTGTAAATATTCACTGGGGGAACTGGCTCTCAATTCGActgggaaaatattcaaatcaacTGCTTTGTCGGAATATCGGACTATGTTTTCTCTTTTACTAATTGCTTCACGTCAAGAGGTGGATTCGTTTTCTCTATTTTCTCTTGAATTGTTTCGTCGGAGAATAACGAAAATTACAGTGAATAATGGATAGTTGTTTACTGCtcgctttttttattttctaaagCTTCGATATCGAtcaatggaaataatttcgtTCTCTGCATTGGCAAATTCTGGGCAAGGATAGCTGCTCTATCGCattgcgatgatcaatttcCCCGGGCGTTTTAATTACATTTAAACTTCAGGTTTTACAAAGTTTTTAGAATAATATTGCCCGGTGGAGTTTCATCATTTTGCTTAATTTTGAGGTATTTTGCACCGTTGAAAATTCCGAATTAAACCTAGGAGTTCTCAAATTGTAGTCATTTCCACGTTTTCCGGATTCCATTTAAGTACTcgtgaatgaagaaaattttttaatgaacgttGAGTGCTCGtgtcaaaatttgaaaaaaaaactacaaaatttaatttgctcCACTAAAAAACTTTTCCCCGATAAGATTTCACAAACAAACAAGTTTCTTTGCTGTGAAAACAGTCGTAAACTTTCCGAAGAAGGGGAATTTTTCCCCGAAATCCTGTTAGAATATTCAGAGTGAGCTCCCATTGTCTCCGATAATTAGATAAAACTTTACAGCAATAAAATTTGctctaaaaaatgataaaaacatTCGTTAATTCATTTGACATTCTTCGGATTTCTATTCATGCTTCATAATCAATAAATCCATAACAAATTACCCCCGGAGACGTTTTTTTTACAAACAGACTATTCTCTCCGCCCCCGAAACAACTTTAACCTCTCCGGAaagtgggaattttttttttttctccggaaATTATTGGCTGGTAATGGGGGGATCATCGAGGGGTTGACGGAATCACAACGTTAACTGCATGAATAACGGTAAAGATTTGAGTAAGGTTGGCCAATCGGTTGCCGGCACGCGAGCGTCAAGAAGGTTCTTATTGATCTCCGGGCCTCTCTCTGGTTGGAACCACACAGCAGCAGTAGACAAGCGAGACGCGTCTCTCCCTCACCTATTGCACCCCCTGAACGTCTCGCAGATGCTGCGCGTGACGCTCGCTCCGAAAATCGCAATCGATATTTTCCGTTCGAAATTCCCGCCGGTCTCTCATCAAAACAATAGCACTTGCACTGCGTAGCAGAGCGAATCGTGGAATAACCCTCTACTTTTATTCTTATCGTATCCCATCCAATTCCTTAGGGTTTAAATTGACTGAGTAATTGAGGATTTTGGGATTAAAGGTCAAGATATTTTAGGGGTTGAAAGAACGAAGAACATGATTCAATTAGTTCAGTTATTGGATGTCAATGAATGAAGATCTGTAATTAATTGGTAATCCCATATTTACTTATTTGCCATATAAATACCTCGGTTTAATTCATATTCGCAAATAGCCTTGATTAAATTCTGTTTGATGTTTACGCTCTGTCTGATAAGGAAAATTATATGGGGATGATATTAAACGTCATTCCATCGAGTTGATTTAAATGCGCGTAAAAtagaattgaatatttaatgaacCATTTTCAAACTCCTCGCAAGCTTCAAAATCAAAGGAATTCCTCCCACTTGTGTCATGActattggaaatataataatagtgttattaattaaaactACAATAATACCATCACTTCAATTATTATCTCTAATTGGACGAAGAGCCGCATATGAATTGCAAAATCTCATATTTACTCGTTTgtcattcaaataattccaTTAAATTCATACCAGCAAATACGATGCTGATTAAATTCACTCTGAATGTTTATGCTCCTCATGATTTGGAAAATTGTAGAGGGATGGTATTAAACGTCGTTTCGCGTCGTCTCCTTCGCCTCCTTGTTTCGCCATTCAACTAAAACCCCATCTACCCCACTGACGCTCGTTATATTCTGACATAATCGCACGGAACAAAGTTGGCAAACTCAGCGTTTGTAGTTCCATTGAAAAAGACTCCATCAGGACTCCCCCTGTCCTCGATATTAATTcaaaattccatatttttgcTGATTTACCAGTTGTATTAAAATGTTTAAATACTTCAGCAAGCGCAATTAATTTACCtccatttttcaacaattgatGTATGAGTGGATGCCTCTCATTGTAACCATCTCACATTCTACGCTTTATACTGTAAAAATGGCCCCATAAAAActggaatggaaaatttaatatcaTTTGGAACTGCTGTGGCACATCGAGTGCACATTCCTCCATTTATTTCACCACATGAaaatacgataaaaaaaatccaatatgCAAGGAAAGCTAATTTCTATGGAATCGTAGTTGATTCCAGTGGTGAAGAATCGTTTACTTTTTGTGTGATTCCATtataattgatattttaaattgataggccttttcttttttatttctactgaattcatttcaatttaataatttcacgAAACGAATTTAGTACGTGAAGAATTCGGAGAATTCTtttatccatattttttattaaaaaagaaTATTCTCATCGATCTAAAATTCAcagcattaaaaattcaataaaatttaacgACAGCAATTGAAATCCAAATAGTTCAGACCGTAAATAAATCAGAGTAATCCCGAGTGCCGAGTAatctcttgaaaattacatgaACTCCACTGATCAAATCTCCCGAGTTTTCCTCGTAATTCCCGGATACATTTTCCAATAATCTCAACTCAAAAATCGTCCATTGAAGTGAGACGAAGATAAGATCGCAGTGGCACAAGCGCAGCGTAAAAATCGTTATGCAGCCACTTATTCGCGACGTCTAGGGTCTTCCCCAGGCTCTTCAGCTTTATCAGCAAATACCTGCTATTTTTGCCCCTAATTAGGGAATCCTGATCAAATACCAATGCTCACTCCGTCTATACTTCCCATCATCTTTCGTCCCCGGCAGTTATGCACATCCCCATTAAATTACCAGTAGTACAGAAACAAATAAGCGGTCACTTGAACTTGTTTTCGACATGCAAggcaacaatttttctcacccCCAGTTATTGAAGTGGGGGATCGATGGCAGTAAGCGTTGGAAACTGAGCGTAGGTGGATTTTACCAGCAAGAATTATCGGTAAATTATTTGATTCGGTACCTGTATTCGATTCCTTTGCGCATTGGCTATGGTACAAAAATCGATTCATTCAAcatcgaaaaaattcattaactcAATAGGGCATCATCAACTTGTTAAACAAACTCTCTCTCAACCTCCTCAAAAACAGTCTTTATCCATTCACCTAGAAAACAGGGGGGGGAGGTAAATAAAAGTGATGATACTTCAacacttttattttcttcctttTCCAGCTCCTTCCACCCCCGCCCCCCGAAAGTTCCATTGAATGTACATTATAAGCAACGAGTAAAGTTAGTTTTCGTTTCTCTTTGTCACGCATTTCAAATGATAATGCGCAGAAGCAGATTGTTGAACGCTTGCGCAAGGAAGTTGAGGTCTACAGGGCGGAGAATGCGAATGGTGGTAAAGTTTCACTAGCAGCTTTACTTGGGTTAAACAATAACAATCATATAACAACGTACAACGATAAGAAGGATGAGGTCAAGGTGCAGGCCAATGGTATTGATGTTAGACGATCATCGAGGGATAATTATGACGATTTTGGAAGGAATGGTGGTGTTTCCGGTCGAAGGAATTTATGTGCCAAGTGAGTAACTAAGTTTTAAGGGAGAATTAAATTTAAGTTTTAGGGGATGGGGGGGGAGAAGTTGGATGCAGACGTTGGGAGTTGATGTAGTGAACGAAATACTTGTCAATTATGATTGAAATTTAGGGGGGAGTGGGATTTGGATGAATTATTTGAGAGGAACCAATGCTGCTGGATAATTACTTTTGAAATTAAGAGGAAAggatcaaaattttttatgctGACGTTGATTAATTCgttgattaattgaatattttgttgaatatGACGTTTTATGTTTGATCTCGCGGGAGTTCAATTGGATGTGATATTtatacaattgaatttttagtttAATAAGTTGttatataaattgaaaattaaattgatgaaaattttttttctcaattttttttgttttaaacGCGCGGTTTATTCGAGAATTATTTGAGAATAATGAACGCGGTTCGGtaagtatttttcaaattactagagaacattaaaatttttaatactgtctttaaaaaattcggcACTTTGGTAAATAATTCGTGCAACTGCCATCTGTAGACTACTTAAAAAGtaagttattaaaaatttggaatctatttgtgaaatttattgaaatttcgatCTTCTAGAGAGCGTTCGAGCTCTGTTGAGACTCTGTCAGCGGACGAAGACGTTATCGAAGTCTCAAACGATGAAAATTCAACGGAGAGACAGTCTGAAACCTCGGAGATTGAGGCCTCCGTGATGGAGGACGACCAATCAAACGTGAAACAGGTAAACTTCCTGAGTAATCTTGGGCTCATCACGACCGGCCAACTCTGCGAATTGCAGAACAAGAAAACTGAGAGGAAACGAAGGAGCACTGCCAATCCACAGTTTGTGTACCCAAACTGGGATCTACCAtcggtaattaattatcacctTCTTTGATCGAATCATACGACGCAAGTTTATGCCGTAATTAATATCAATCGGACTTCTGTAATAAAAGATTATTAAAACTCCTGGAGCTCAAtgttctttttcttttcagaAACGAAAAAGGCACGCGTACCTCCAGTCTGTCGGGACAGCTCCACAAACAAGACAGACAACAGCACGACTTAATGGTCCATCACCTCCACCAGTGAAAGCACCACCAAAATCAACATCTCCACCGACCAAAACCATCTCAAAGAACTCGATTCCCCAGCAAAAATCAGCAGTCCGGCCAAATATCTTGAGGACTATGCAGGAGACACGAGCATCCCAGAATCGATCGAAACTCGATAACGGCACGAGCCAGAGGGAGGCCAAAGTAGTTGAAACCAAGTCTGTGCATATTCCAGGACTGCCATCCAGTCTGACTATTGAGAGAATTGAGAATGATACGGCTGTCTGCATCAATTGCAGAAATCCAGGTGAATGAAGGTTCATTTTTAATTCGTGAAATACTTCTTTATTCATATAATATTtggaataattgattttttacattaaaagatttttattaCCATTATTATTCACCCCATAATCCACAAacactatttttaaaaattactgttgtataaagaataaaatataaatatataaaataagtGGAGAATAAAATGTATTTCAATCTTATTTTTAGGCACATTAACAATGTGTGACACATGTTCAGCAAATTATCATATTTCCTGTCACACAATTTCACCTCCACCGCCACGTCAGTGTCCAAAATGTGTGCAGAAGAAGAAAGAAGAGGAGCGAAGTACTCCAATAATCAAGAAAGACGATGAGCTcggtaaatatttaaaaaaatgtctctaaGCTTTCCTTctcgaaatgaaataaaacttACAATTTACCAAAAAACAAGTTTGCAATGGGTTTATACATTAAGTTtattatattgaaaaaaatctagtgGTATTGAACGGGAAAATGTCATTGCAGAggaaaaagaaagagaaagataTGAGCAGCGTGAAAGAAACTCGGATCTGAGATTGCAGGTTTACGAGTTGGAAAAACGATCGCAGCTGCTCGGCCAATCACTTCAGGTTCGTCCTGTGGCCTGTTGTAGAAAATATCAGAGTCAAGTGAACCATAAAATGAATTGAGAAATTGATTTGTTTATGTTGGAATGCTGATGTTGTTTTAATTTCATTCGTGATTATCGTGAacagatttatttttcacccaaGAACCTGCAAGCTCTTACAAATTtaagtttattattttctagtTTTTGAACTGTGACGAATTCATTTGGAATTTCGTGCTCCGAGAGAtaaggattttttatttatttttcactgcaCACAGGGCATGATAATCGATGTATAACCAcgagtttattttttctagCGAAATGTCAGAGAGGAATTAATTCAGTACTGCATACAATAAATCAAACGAGAATATTTCAATCCAATAATTGGTAgcaaaaaatccaattatatTGATCTAtgcaaagaatattttttattgaagatttctatcgaaaaaaaaaatgcgcagataaattgaataatccaTTGTCCATTGGTGAATGAATTCCCTCAATTCCTCTGGCATAGCGCTGGGAAAAAAAAGTCCCTAAAAAGAGTTCACAACTctccaataaaaatcaaattaatcaatttattacTCCCCCAGCTGCAGCATCGTATGCGCCAGGAGTTGCTGGGAAAGCAGGAGAAGACCCAGAAATCAATAAAGCGCCTCGTGGACTTCataaaattgatgcaacagtCCAACGACAAGTCCCATCCAGCGCAATCAGCCAGCTTCCAACCTCCACCCTCCTCATCCCCATTACTCCAAGTCCCCTCACCTCCACCAACCCCCACTCCAAGATGCCCCCCCTCGCCATCACCTCCCACGTCACCTACACCCCCCTCGGCATCAACACCTTCTCCAATCATCACCAGGGCATCACCTACATCAAATCCAATACCACAGCTTCCCATTCCCCTCATACAACTGAGCAACAGTACCTCATTGTCAAAAAGCTGCCAGCCCCCGAGGCTCAGCCGATCGTACCAAAGAATATCTCcaaaattggaaatatcaatgcAGAGCCCTCAAATCTCGCCCAATCATCGCCCTTGCTCTTCGACAAGCTCTCCCGAGGTACCAAGAAGCCCCTCCCAGGACTCAATCCAATCAGTTCATCCTCAAACGACATGGAATCATCGCACATCACCGAAAAATCATGTTCACCAGTATCGCGTGACAAATCAGATGCCAATTACCCCTTCGCCCCCTCAAATTCACCAAATGGATCAGACTCAGTTATCGAACCACGTGTCCGTATTAACGCAGAGTCAGATCCACCAATTGCCATCATCACCTTCACCCCATCTAGCCGACAATCAGAATCATCAAACACCTCAACTGCCTCAACTGACACCTCGAAATCAAGTGATTTACACAACTCAGTGCTCACAGGCAATAACAAGTCCGATATCATCGCCAATTGTATTGATGAATCATCGAGGCACGATCTACGGAGACAGACCAGTATCGCACACAGGCTCGCAAGAAGACTCTCCGAGGATCGAGCAGCGCATCACCGATCTCGACAGTCCACCACCAAGTTCGCCGAATACTTGAAATTGGAAGAAGCGCATTTATCAGCGCCACTTGCAGCAAACTTAGGGCTGAGATTTGAGGGCCTGGAGAGGCCCAAATCGTGCTCGAGTGTTGAGGGATTGGAGCCCGATGGGGGCAGAATTAAACCGAGGATTCTGATGAGGGAGAGGAGGAGTCTCGATTCCCTCGATAGTGCCAATGATCCCAGTAAGGGAGAGGTCAACTGGAGGAAGGGCGATGACGTGTGGCTGGAGGACAGGCAGAAGAAGGAGAGGATTCCTGCGGGGAATGATATTGAACTGTTTGATGAGAGCACTATGAGCGCCTCAGAAGACGAGAAGACTGGATTtagggatgatgatgatgacggGGACAGGGTTTCTATTGTATCGTCCATTGATATGCAGGTACTTGAGGACTTTGAAACTGCTCTGAAGCAAATTGAGGGGGGCACGGGGCAAACTGCCAACTAGGGAAATTTAAATCGAGGGTTTTATCGGAATTGAACTAACTCATGCATTAATTGGGGTCTTgcctgagaattttcaatggtggaTATAAAAATAGGATGATAAATATTatattcgtattttttttattacaaaaataaaaataaatgagttgTAGGCAACTCAAAAACTATGACGTCACAACGTTTATCTTCGAATCATATTGATGTGCGGACGGGtttctaatttttatgaaaattaaaaaaaatacgcatCTACTATTTCTCAACgaatttttgtatttcatcaactttttcaatgaaaaaataatgcaacAGCCCAATTGAAGAATTCACTTCACTATTTCATTTCAGAAGTTGAAGAAAATATGTCTTGTCTAGATAGGTTTCGaagtttaattcaattttaaggaatttaaaatttcttatTCGTTGATCGAAAACAGCTCTGGCAATTTCCTTTTTCATTTACAAGGAGAAAATTTCATACTCTTACAATGTGAAGTTATGAAGACGAATATTCTCTGGTGTTTCTTAAGTTTTAGAACGATTGCTTATGGTTTAAAATCATTTAGGAATATTTTTGAGTTGGGAATGACAGATAAGGACTTATTCTGCTGTTGaaaagtattatttttttagattcaTGAAGAAAAGAGCCTTTTTTCGTTCTCT comes from the Diachasmimorpha longicaudata isolate KC_UGA_2023 chromosome 11, iyDiaLong2, whole genome shotgun sequence genome and includes:
- the LOC135167465 gene encoding mucin-2-like isoform X1, translated to MEISKGLQEEIILVQNKLKNAIRDHQICVGRLKDEPNNSDILGKIQEIQLHIVSLGRCQKQIVERLRKEVEVYRAENANGGKVSLAALLGLNNNNHITTYNDKKDEVKVQANGIDVRRSSRDNYDDFGRNGGVSGRRNLCAKERSSSVETLSADEDVIEVSNDENSTERQSETSEIEASVMEDDQSNVKQVNFLSNLGLITTGQLCELQNKKTERKRRSTANPQFVYPNWDLPSKRKRHAYLQSVGTAPQTRQTTARLNGPSPPPVKAPPKSTSPPTKTISKNSIPQQKSAVRPNILRTMQETRASQNRSKLDNGTSQREAKVVETKSVHIPGLPSSLTIERIENDTAVCINCRNPGTLTMCDTCSANYHISCHTISPPPPRQCPKCVQKKKEEERSTPIIKKDDELAAASYAPGVAGKAGEDPEINKAPRGLHKIDATVQRQVPSSAISQLPTSTLLIPITPSPLTSTNPHSKMPPLAITSHVTYTPLGINTFSNHHQGITYIKSNTTASHSPHTTEQQYLIVKKLPAPEAQPIVPKNISKIGNINAEPSNLAQSSPLLFDKLSRGTKKPLPGLNPISSSSNDMESSHITEKSCSPVSRDKSDANYPFAPSNSPNGSDSVIEPRVRINAESDPPIAIITFTPSSRQSESSNTSTASTDTSKSSDLHNSVLTGNNKSDIIANCIDESSRHDLRRQTSIAHRLARRLSEDRAAHHRSRQSTTKFAEYLKLEEAHLSAPLAANLGLRFEGLERPKSCSSVEGLEPDGGRIKPRILMRERRSLDSLDSANDPSKGEVNWRKGDDVWLEDRQKKERIPAGNDIELFDESTMSASEDEKTGFRDDDDDGDRVSIVSSIDMQVLEDFETALKQIEGGTGQTAN
- the LOC135167465 gene encoding serine/arginine repetitive matrix protein 1-like isoform X2 is translated as MEISKGLQEEIILVQNKLKNAIRDHQICVGRLKDEPNNSDILGKIQEIQLHIVSLGRCQKQIVERLRKEVEVYRAENANGGKVSLAALLGLNNNNHITTYNDKKDEVKVQANGIDVRRSSRDNYDDFGRNGGVSGRRNLCAKERSSSVETLSADEDVIEVSNDENSTERQSETSEIEASVMEDDQSNVKQVNFLSNLGLITTGQLCELQNKKTERKRRSTANPQFVYPNWDLPSKRKRHAYLQSVGTAPQTRQTTARLNGPSPPPVKAPPKSTSPPTKTISKNSIPQQKSAVRPNILRTMQETRASQNRSKLDNGTSQREAKVVETKSVHIPGLPSSLTIERIENDTAVCINCRNPGTLTMCDTCSANYHISCHTISPPPPRQCPKCVQKKKEEERSTPIIKKDDELEEKERERYEQRERNSDLRLQVYELEKRSQLLGQSLQLQHRMRQELLGKQEKTQKSIKRLVDFIKLMQQSNDKSHPAQSASFQPPPSSSPLLQVPSPPPTPTPRCPPSPSPPTSPTPPSASTPSPIITRASPTSNPIPQLPIPLIQLSNSTSLSKSCQPPRLSRSYQRISPKLEISMQSPQISPNHRPCSSTSSPEVPRSPSQDSIQSVHPQTTWNHRTSPKNHVHQYRVTNQMPITPSPPQIHQMDQTQLSNHVSVLTQSQIHQLPSSPSPHLADNQNHQTPQLPQLTPRNQVIYTTQCSQAITSPISSPIVLMNHRGTIYGDRPVSHTGSQEDSPRIEQRITDLDSPPPSSPNT